A region from the Xenopus laevis strain J_2021 chromosome 4S, Xenopus_laevis_v10.1, whole genome shotgun sequence genome encodes:
- the LOC121393148 gene encoding transmembrane protein 272-like isoform X1, which translates to MEWKGGRCALQHKHSMLLLREEDITTHLKILHSSGGRGRVNKRCHKPDIFTVGVVLVITILCIIGITFIIIGASYLDDCALERHIPIYVLVQGIHFLLLATTLAILFTSDHFALLFLILCILGTFWFCWLITGSIWVFQHHINYHGKCHNVLFLFAFWTLIVQYIGLSIAFLASVIYCCFFCIMLWACVAVNG; encoded by the exons ATGGAATGGAAGGGTGGGAGGTGCGCTCTTCAGCACAAACACTCAATGCTGTTGCTAAGGGAAGAAGACATTACGACGCACCTGAAGATACTACATTCAAGTGGTGGGAGAGGGAGGGTG aaCAAACGATGTCACAAACCCGATATTTTTACAG TTGGTGTGGTCTTAGTCATAACCATCTTGTGCATTATTggaattacatttataattattg GTGCCTCCTACCTGGATGACTGCGCTTTGGAAAGACACATTCCAATCTATGTGTTGGTGCAGGGAATTCACTTTTTGCTACTTGCAACTACACTTGCAATTCTCTTTACAAGTGACCACTTTGCCTTGCTGTTCTTAATTCTCTGCATTCTGGGCACATTCTGGTTCTGTTGGCTCATTACAG GCAGTATCTGGGTTTTTCAGCACCACATAAACTACCATGGAAAGTGTCACAATGTGCTTTTCCTCTTTGCTTTCTGGACTCTCATTGTACAGTACATAGGACTCAGCATCGCTTTCCTGGCCTCTGTCATCTATTGTTGCTTTTTTTGCATCATGCTCTGGGCTTGTGTGGCTGTCAATGGataa
- the LOC121393148 gene encoding transmembrane protein 272-like isoform X2, with translation MPGEETNIGRCMEKCMDWKEMCRNVCSNKRCHKPDIFTVGVVLVITILCIIGITFIIIGASYLDDCALERHIPIYVLVQGIHFLLLATTLAILFTSDHFALLFLILCILGTFWFCWLITGSIWVFQHHINYHGKCHNVLFLFAFWTLIVQYIGLSIAFLASVIYCCFFCIMLWACVAVNG, from the exons ATGCCTGGAGAAGAGACAAACATAGGTAGATGCATGGAGAAATGCATGGACTGGAAAGAAATGTGTAGAAACGTGTGCAGT aaCAAACGATGTCACAAACCCGATATTTTTACAG TTGGTGTGGTCTTAGTCATAACCATCTTGTGCATTATTggaattacatttataattattg GTGCCTCCTACCTGGATGACTGCGCTTTGGAAAGACACATTCCAATCTATGTGTTGGTGCAGGGAATTCACTTTTTGCTACTTGCAACTACACTTGCAATTCTCTTTACAAGTGACCACTTTGCCTTGCTGTTCTTAATTCTCTGCATTCTGGGCACATTCTGGTTCTGTTGGCTCATTACAG GCAGTATCTGGGTTTTTCAGCACCACATAAACTACCATGGAAAGTGTCACAATGTGCTTTTCCTCTTTGCTTTCTGGACTCTCATTGTACAGTACATAGGACTCAGCATCGCTTTCCTGGCCTCTGTCATCTATTGTTGCTTTTTTTGCATCATGCTCTGGGCTTGTGTGGCTGTCAATGGataa
- the LOC121393148 gene encoding transmembrane protein 272-like isoform X4, giving the protein MAGNKRCHKPDIFTVGVVLVITILCIIGITFIIIGASYLDDCALERHIPIYVLVQGIHFLLLATTLAILFTSDHFALLFLILCILGTFWFCWLITGSIWVFQHHINYHGKCHNVLFLFAFWTLIVQYIGLSIAFLASVIYCCFFCIMLWACVAVNG; this is encoded by the exons ATGGCAGGG aaCAAACGATGTCACAAACCCGATATTTTTACAG TTGGTGTGGTCTTAGTCATAACCATCTTGTGCATTATTggaattacatttataattattg GTGCCTCCTACCTGGATGACTGCGCTTTGGAAAGACACATTCCAATCTATGTGTTGGTGCAGGGAATTCACTTTTTGCTACTTGCAACTACACTTGCAATTCTCTTTACAAGTGACCACTTTGCCTTGCTGTTCTTAATTCTCTGCATTCTGGGCACATTCTGGTTCTGTTGGCTCATTACAG GCAGTATCTGGGTTTTTCAGCACCACATAAACTACCATGGAAAGTGTCACAATGTGCTTTTCCTCTTTGCTTTCTGGACTCTCATTGTACAGTACATAGGACTCAGCATCGCTTTCCTGGCCTCTGTCATCTATTGTTGCTTTTTTTGCATCATGCTCTGGGCTTGTGTGGCTGTCAATGGataa
- the LOC121393148 gene encoding transmembrane protein 272-like isoform X3, with protein sequence MAEKCDKVDNCNTVYSGKSEVTSEENKRCHKPDIFTVGVVLVITILCIIGITFIIIGASYLDDCALERHIPIYVLVQGIHFLLLATTLAILFTSDHFALLFLILCILGTFWFCWLITGSIWVFQHHINYHGKCHNVLFLFAFWTLIVQYIGLSIAFLASVIYCCFFCIMLWACVAVNG encoded by the exons ATGGCTGAGAAATGTGATAAAGTTGATAACTGCAACACTGTGTATAGTGGGAAGTCAGAAGTAACGTCCGAGGAG aaCAAACGATGTCACAAACCCGATATTTTTACAG TTGGTGTGGTCTTAGTCATAACCATCTTGTGCATTATTggaattacatttataattattg GTGCCTCCTACCTGGATGACTGCGCTTTGGAAAGACACATTCCAATCTATGTGTTGGTGCAGGGAATTCACTTTTTGCTACTTGCAACTACACTTGCAATTCTCTTTACAAGTGACCACTTTGCCTTGCTGTTCTTAATTCTCTGCATTCTGGGCACATTCTGGTTCTGTTGGCTCATTACAG GCAGTATCTGGGTTTTTCAGCACCACATAAACTACCATGGAAAGTGTCACAATGTGCTTTTCCTCTTTGCTTTCTGGACTCTCATTGTACAGTACATAGGACTCAGCATCGCTTTCCTGGCCTCTGTCATCTATTGTTGCTTTTTTTGCATCATGCTCTGGGCTTGTGTGGCTGTCAATGGataa